The Burkholderiales bacterium genome includes a region encoding these proteins:
- a CDS encoding tripartite tricarboxylate transporter substrate-binding protein codes for MAHLRRTALLLACFSTAAAAQGPAPGAGSTGFPQKPLRIIVSSAPGGGQDLTIRPIAQILAEKLGVAVVVDNRGGASGIIAMDVTRQAAPDGYTLLAGATSVSLMGVTKVSYDIRKVFDPVVHLTSQPYLFVVHPSVPVRTPNEFVTLAKSKPGVLTYGTSGPGSLHNLGMDLFQSVTGTKLVHVPYKGSGPALIDLLGGQINLMFTSTTSGAAPIRSGKLRALAITSRERVRAYPELPTLAETVAPGYELGNIYYLLAPGGTPQPVLHTLNAEISRIANSPEIRDRLAAEGANPAPPQSVEQFRAQFVREVDKWQQVTKRAHAKP; via the coding sequence ATGGCACACCTTAGGCGAACCGCGCTCTTGCTCGCCTGCTTTTCCACCGCCGCCGCAGCGCAGGGGCCGGCTCCAGGCGCCGGCTCGACCGGCTTTCCGCAAAAGCCGCTGCGAATCATCGTCAGCTCGGCTCCGGGCGGTGGGCAGGACCTGACGATCAGACCCATCGCGCAGATCCTTGCGGAGAAGCTCGGCGTCGCGGTCGTCGTCGACAACCGCGGCGGGGCATCCGGAATCATCGCGATGGACGTCACGCGGCAAGCCGCACCCGATGGTTACACGTTGCTCGCAGGCGCCACATCGGTGAGCCTGATGGGCGTCACCAAGGTCTCCTACGACATCCGCAAGGTGTTCGATCCGGTCGTGCACCTGACGTCTCAACCGTATCTCTTCGTCGTGCATCCATCGGTGCCGGTCAGGACGCCCAACGAATTCGTGACGCTGGCAAAGTCGAAACCGGGCGTGCTCACGTACGGCACCTCGGGTCCGGGAAGTCTTCACAACCTGGGCATGGACCTGTTCCAGTCGGTCACGGGTACGAAGCTCGTTCACGTGCCCTACAAGGGGAGCGGTCCCGCGCTGATCGATCTGCTGGGCGGGCAGATCAATCTCATGTTCACCAGCACGACGTCCGGCGCCGCACCTATCAGGAGCGGAAAGCTGCGAGCGCTCGCGATCACCAGTCGGGAGCGCGTCCGCGCGTATCCGGAGCTTCCGACTCTCGCGGAAACCGTGGCGCCGGGTTACGAGCTTGGAAACATCTATTACCTGCTGGCGCCGGGCGGCACACCCCAACCGGTGCTGCACACGCTCAACGCCGAGATTTCCCGTATCGCCAACTCGCCCGAAATCCGCGACAGGCTGGCGGCGGAAGGTGCGAACCCGGCCCCTCCGCAGAGCGTGGAGCAGTTTCGCGCGCAGTTCGTCCGGGAGGTCGACAAGTGGCAGCAGGTCACGAAGCGCGCCCACGCGAAGCCATAG
- a CDS encoding CapA family protein yields the protein MTTSPGSNGAEISFIGTGDCGPVHGPADGFPIERYTELVRPTLQSVDLKFSNCERQYSDRGANARSADDSQPHGRQPPEMAKIFTDCGFDAVTIANNHMYDFGPEALLDTRKLLLDKGIAVTGAGRDLDEAREPAIVERNGIKVGFLGYCSVIPKGGEAAPGKVGIAPLRVQTEYDLRGPHAAPRVITRPDDRDMTMILDDVARLRREVDIVVLAFHWGVIWAPRVIADYQVIAAHACIDAGADLILGHHAHVPKAIEVYKGKAIFYSLSNFCMTKPFPSPKWSETPWMHGALRNYADQDPEYPLLPYGRDAKRSLLAKATFGRDGVRNVSFLPMMIDKQYRPEVLRAGDPRFDDMVAYMDWASDGFDHVFTPRGDEVLVTA from the coding sequence ATGACGACATCGCCCGGAAGTAACGGCGCCGAAATTTCCTTCATCGGCACAGGCGACTGCGGCCCGGTTCACGGGCCCGCCGACGGGTTCCCCATCGAGCGCTACACGGAGCTCGTGCGTCCGACTTTGCAAAGTGTCGACCTGAAATTCTCGAATTGCGAACGCCAGTATTCCGACCGCGGCGCCAACGCACGCTCGGCCGACGACAGTCAGCCGCACGGACGCCAGCCGCCCGAGATGGCGAAGATCTTCACCGATTGCGGTTTCGACGCGGTGACGATCGCGAATAACCACATGTACGACTTCGGTCCGGAAGCGCTGCTCGATACGCGCAAGCTGCTGCTCGACAAAGGTATTGCCGTCACGGGTGCGGGGCGCGATCTCGACGAAGCGCGCGAGCCGGCGATCGTCGAGCGCAACGGCATCAAGGTCGGTTTCCTCGGTTACTGCTCGGTCATTCCCAAGGGCGGTGAAGCTGCGCCGGGCAAAGTCGGCATCGCGCCGCTCCGCGTGCAGACGGAATATGACCTGCGCGGACCTCACGCGGCCCCACGCGTGATCACGCGTCCCGATGACCGCGATATGACGATGATCCTCGACGACGTGGCGCGGCTGCGCCGGGAGGTGGACATCGTCGTGCTCGCGTTTCACTGGGGCGTCATCTGGGCGCCCCGGGTGATCGCCGACTACCAGGTGATCGCCGCCCACGCCTGTATCGACGCCGGAGCCGATCTGATCCTCGGCCATCACGCGCACGTGCCCAAGGCGATCGAGGTTTACAAAGGCAAGGCGATCTTCTACAGCCTCAGCAACTTCTGCATGACGAAGCCGTTCCCATCGCCCAAGTGGAGCGAAACCCCCTGGATGCACGGCGCGCTCCGCAACTATGCAGACCAGGACCCCGAGTACCCGCTCCTGCCGTATGGGCGCGACGCGAAGCGTTCGCTGCTGGCCAAGGCCACCTTCGGTCGTGACGGGGTGAGAAACGTCTCTTTCCTGCCGATGATGATCGACAAACAGTACCGCCCCGAGGTCCTGCGCGCGGGCGATCCGAGGTTCGACGACATGGTGGCGTACATGGATTGGGCCTCGGACGGGTTCGACCACGTCTTCACGCCGCGCGGCGACGAAGTGCTGGTGACTGCATAG